Proteins from a single region of Cytophagaceae bacterium:
- the mgtE gene encoding magnesium transporter, whose amino-acid sequence MATFELTKDYLETLEAAISADNKQFLVSELEELFPADISSILYELDGVNAHYIFSLLDTEKGAEVLSNIETDDRKKFIKEQFTVAEIAKYVNLFDSDDAVDLLNEESIEVREKVIAMLEDREHARFILDLLHYPEDVAGGLMQKELIKVNISQTVSECVEEIRAQAENVDKVYAVYVVDNEQKLKGIVSLKQIVLARKNSKIENIFEDDIVYVDTTQSGDEVAQIMQKYDLEAIPVVNSLGRLLGVITIDDVVDFITEKAEEDIQVMAGITGEAEEDDSVWQLAKSRIPWLVVGVIGSLLAATVISQFEETLARVAALAMFIPLMGSTGGNVGIQTSSLIVQSLAEKSALSLGIWERLGKVLKVAIINGIVVGLIAGAFVMIEGEPEIFWVVCFSLISVVLLSSFMGTVTPLLLNKLGINPAIASGPFITTANDIIGITTYFLIAYYLLNL is encoded by the coding sequence ATGGCAACATTTGAGCTCACAAAAGACTACCTGGAAACGCTGGAAGCGGCTATCTCAGCTGATAATAAGCAATTTCTGGTTTCCGAACTGGAGGAACTATTTCCTGCAGATATCTCCTCAATACTATATGAACTTGATGGTGTCAATGCACATTATATTTTCAGTCTTTTAGACACCGAAAAAGGTGCCGAAGTTCTTTCCAACATTGAGACTGATGACCGTAAAAAATTCATAAAAGAGCAATTTACTGTTGCCGAAATTGCTAAATATGTAAACCTTTTTGATTCGGATGACGCGGTTGACTTGCTTAATGAAGAATCGATAGAAGTAAGGGAAAAGGTAATTGCGATGCTTGAAGACAGAGAGCATGCAAGATTTATCCTTGATTTATTGCATTACCCTGAAGATGTTGCCGGAGGTTTAATGCAGAAAGAGCTAATAAAAGTCAACATTAGCCAGACTGTAAGTGAGTGTGTAGAAGAAATAAGAGCACAAGCCGAAAACGTAGATAAGGTTTATGCTGTATATGTTGTTGATAATGAACAAAAACTGAAAGGGATTGTATCGCTGAAGCAGATTGTTTTGGCCAGAAAAAATTCAAAAATTGAGAATATTTTTGAAGATGATATCGTGTATGTTGACACCACCCAAAGCGGTGATGAAGTTGCTCAAATCATGCAAAAATATGACCTGGAAGCCATTCCGGTGGTCAATTCATTAGGAAGGCTTCTCGGTGTTATAACCATTGATGATGTGGTCGATTTCATAACCGAAAAAGCTGAGGAAGATATCCAGGTGATGGCCGGTATCACAGGTGAAGCGGAAGAAGATGACTCTGTGTGGCAACTGGCCAAGTCAAGGATTCCCTGGTTAGTAGTTGGAGTAATAGGAAGCTTACTAGCGGCAACGGTAATCAGTCAGTTTGAAGAAACTTTGGCAAGGGTTGCTGCTTTAGCTATGTTTATCCCATTGATGGGAAGCACAGGCGGCAATGTGGGTATCCAGACCTCATCTTTGATTGTGCAAAGTTTAGCCGAAAAATCAGCCTTAAGCCTGGGTATTTGGGAGAGACTGGGAAAAGTTTTGAAAGTAGCTATTATCAATGGAATAGTTGTTGGATTAATTGCAGGGGCGTTCGTGATGATCGAAGGTGAACCCGAGATCTTTTGGGTCGTTTGTTTTTCTCTTATTTCAGTTGTACTATTATCTTCGTTTATGGGCACTGTCACTCCTTTGTTACTCAATAAATTAGGCATAAATCCAGCAATAGCCTCGGGCCCATTTATTACTACTGCCAATGATATTATTGGTATTACTACTTATTTTCTGATTGCTTATTATTTGTTAAATCTCTGA
- a CDS encoding D-tyrosyl-tRNA(Tyr) deacylase, which translates to MIAVVQRVTFSRVIIDNQVAGEITHGLNVLLGIGQEDNFEDVDWLSKKIIGLRIFSDQDDKMNLDIKDVNGNILLISQFTLLASTKKGNRPSFIEAARPDQAIPLYEKMISSLSELLGKDIQKGVFGADMKVEIQNDGPVTILIDTKNKK; encoded by the coding sequence ATGATAGCCGTAGTTCAAAGGGTGACATTTTCCCGTGTAATAATTGACAATCAGGTGGCAGGCGAAATAACTCATGGATTAAATGTTTTATTGGGCATCGGGCAGGAAGATAATTTCGAAGATGTGGATTGGCTATCTAAAAAAATTATCGGATTAAGGATTTTTTCCGATCAGGACGATAAAATGAATCTTGATATCAAAGACGTCAACGGTAATATTTTGTTAATTTCTCAGTTTACACTTTTAGCATCCACCAAAAAAGGAAACAGACCCTCTTTCATTGAAGCAGCACGGCCTGACCAGGCTATTCCTCTATATGAAAAAATGATTTCAAGTCTTTCCGAATTACTTGGAAAAGACATACAAAAGGGTGTTTTCGGTGCCGACATGAAAGTTGAAATTCAAAACGATGGTCCGGTGACCATATTAATCGACACCAAAAACAAGAAATAA
- a CDS encoding rhodanese-like domain-containing protein, producing MKQNFDITVDLLREMLESGENINLLDVRNPSEYAEDNLDGILIPLGELPYNLEEIEHLKGQHIYIHCRSGARSAQAKEILISEGFENVHNVLGGITAYRELD from the coding sequence ATGAAACAGAATTTTGATATCACAGTTGACCTACTCAGGGAGATGTTGGAAAGCGGAGAAAATATCAACTTACTTGATGTCAGAAACCCTTCAGAATATGCTGAGGACAACTTAGATGGCATTTTGATTCCTTTAGGCGAGTTGCCGTATAATCTGGAAGAAATAGAGCATCTAAAAGGCCAACACATTTATATCCATTGCCGCAGTGGTGCAAGAAGTGCTCAAGCCAAAGAAATTTTGATTTCAGAAGGTTTTGAAAATGTCCACAACGTTTTAGGTGGCATTACTGCATATAGAGAACTGGATTAA